One genomic region from Rosa rugosa chromosome 1, drRosRugo1.1, whole genome shotgun sequence encodes:
- the LOC133725425 gene encoding protein indeterminate-domain 7 produces MKALQFQQQQQVDENMSNLTSASGDQASVSSGNRSTEIGTSNFSQQYFPPPPPHANSQGVKRKRNQPGNPDPDAEVIALSPKTLMTTNRFICEICNKGFQRDQNLQLHRRGHNLPWKLKQRTSKEVRKKVYVCPEASCVHHDPSRALGDLTGIKKHFFRKHGEKKWKCEKCSKKYAVQSDWKAHSKTCGTREYRCDCGTLFSRRDSFITHRAFCDALAEESARAINPTPLQTLSSPPPQPQNHMNLMGGGPHINFNPHGHDLHAYSAFMKKEHNDHQQISSFSSTNSLLPPWLASGPPPSATSIFSGNQDHHHDFQQNLELGPNPNPSLGPTLPQFQVPAAAAAAALSSPPHMSATALLQKAAQMGATMSSSSTSSGSVSVPAGVMARAHLSGFGGHVSAAGNGIGGGAGAGSVHHQQQQQQASSLLHDMMNSLSSGTGFEGTSFEDAFGGILGNSKSKDGSRSGGADENGGIGGGEGLTRDFLGLKALSHSDMMLNIAGLGNCVSNNSSSSTRDLQNQVPQKPNWQG; encoded by the exons atgaaagCTTTGCAATTTCAACAGCAACAACAGGTGGATGAGAACATGTCTAATTTAACTTCAGCTTCTGGTGACCAAGCTAGTGTCTCTTCTGGAAACAGATCAACTGAAATCGGCACCAGTAACTTTTCTCAGCAGTATTTTCCTCCACCGCCGCCTCACGCGAATAGTCAAGGTGTGAAAAGGAAGAGAAACCAGCCAGGAAACCCAG ACCCAGATGCAGAAGTGATAGCTTTGTCTCCCAAGACCCTCATGACAACAAACAGATTCATATGTGAGATCTGCAACAAAGGGTTTCAGAGGGATCAGAATCTTCAGCTCCACAGAAGAGGGCACAATTTGCCATGGAAGCTAAAGCAGAGAACAAGCAAAGAGGTGAGGAAGAAAGTATATGTGTGCCCAGAAGCCAGCTGTGTGCACCATGACCCTTCAAGAGCTCTTGGGGACTTGACTGGGATCAAGAAGCACTTTTTCAGAAAGCACGGTGAGAAGAAGTGGAAATGTGAGAAGTGCTCAAAGAAGTATGCGGTTCAATCAGATTGGAAAGCCCATTCAAAGACCTGTGGCACCAGAGAGTACAGATGTGACTGTGGAACTCTCTTCTCGAG AAGGGACAGTTTCATCACCCACAGAGCTTTCTGTGATGCTTTAGCAGAAGAGAGTGCAAGAGCCATAAACCCAACACCACTGCAAACcctctcttctcctcctcctcagccTCAAAATCATATGAACCTCATGGGTGGTGGTCCCCACATTAATTTCAACCCCCATGGCCATGACCTCCATGCATACAGTGCATTCATGAAGAAGGAGCACAATGATCATCAGCAAATTAGCAGCTTCAGTTCCACCAACAGTCTCTTACCACCTTGGCTTGCTTCTGGCCCACCACCCAGTGCTACCTCTATCTTCTCTGGAAATCAGGATCATCATCACGATTTCCAGCAGAACCTGGAGTTGGgtccaaaccctaaccctagcttggGCCCCACTCTCCCTCAATTCCAGGtgcctgctgctgctgctgctgcagccTTGTCATCCCCACCTCACATGTCAGCCACTGCATTGCTGCAGAAGGCAGCTCAGATGGGAGCGACAATGAGCAGCAGCAGCACCTCCTCAGGCTCGGTCTCAGTGCCAGCTGGCGTCATGGCGCGGGCCCACCTGTCTGGCTTCGGGGGTCACGTGTCAGCTGCCGGCAACGGCATTGGTGGAGGAGCAGGAGCAGGTAGTGTTCATCAtcaacaacagcagcagcaagCCAGCTCTCTTTTGCATGACATGATGAACTCTCTGTCTTCGGGTACTGGGTTTGAAGGGACCTCGTTCGAGGACGCCTTCGGTGGCATTTTGGGGAACTCGAAGAGCAAAGACGGGAGTCGGAGTGGTGGAGCTGACGAAAATGGTGGCATTGGTGGTGGGGAAGGTTTGACCAGAGATTTCTTGGGGCTAAAAGCACTGTCGCACAGTGACATGATGCTTAATATCGCTGGTCTGGGAAACTGCGTAAGCAACAACAGTAGTAGTTCGACCCGTGACTTGCAGAATCAAGTACCACAAAAACCTAATTGGCAGGGTTAG
- the LOC133740887 gene encoding putative hydrolase C777.06c, translated as MIQFLGTLRPSPSLSSFATYKRQVYSPITAPRNGFLSFRRMFKAYIQSSSAATDAGLGLPSEQSEVIFIGTGTSEGIPRVSCLTNPLKTCEVCLKAVEPGNKNRRLNTSIVVRHPTSSGSSNILIDAGKFFYHSALRWFPAYGIRTLDAVIITHSHADAIGGLDDLRDWTNNVQSSIPIYVPERDFEVMKKTHYYLVDTSVVQPGAAVSELQFNIIHEDPFSVSNLKFTPLPVWHGRGYRSFGYRFGNVCYISDVSEIPEETYPLLRDCELLIMDALRPDRNSATHFALPRALEEVRKIQPKRTLFTGMMHLMDHEKVNDYLMKLKETEGLDAQLSYDGLRVPIAL; from the exons CTTCTTTAAGCTCTTTCGCTACTTACAAACGCCAAGTCTACTCGCCAATCACAGCTCCCAGAAATGGGTTCTTGTCCTTCAGACGAATGTTCAAGGCTTACATTCAATCCA GTTCAGCAGCCACGGATGCTGGTTTGGGGTTACCATCTGAGCAATCAGAAGTCATATTTATAGGTACAGGAACGAGCGAAGGAATTCCACGTGTGAGCTGCCTGACAAATCCTTTGAAGACATGTGAG GTTTGTTTAAAAGCTGTGGAACCGGGTAATAAAAATAGGAGACTCAACACAAGCATTGTTGTACGTCATCCTACATCCTCTGGAAGTTCTAACATTCTTATTGATGCTGGAAA ATTTTTCTATCACAGTGCTCTCAGATGGTTTCCTGCTTATGG GATAAGAACACTTGATGCGGTTATTATTACTCATTCTCATGCTGATGCAATTGGAG GTCTGGATGATCTTCGTGATTGGACGAACAATGTTCAATCCAGCATTCCAATATATGTGCCTGAGCGTGATTTTGAG GTGATGAAGAAGACTCATTATTATTTGGTTGACACAAGTGTGGTCCAACCTGGTGCTGCTGTCTCAGAGTTGCAATTTAATATTATACATGAGGATCCATTTTCTGTGAGCAATTTGAAG TTTACCCCTTTACCTGTATGGCATGGTCGTGGTTATCGTTCCTTTGGATATCGTTTTGGTAATGTTTGTTATATCAG TGACGTTAGCGAAATACCTGAAGAAACCTACCCACTTCTGAGAGATTGTGAACTCCTGATTATG GATGCTCTACGGCCAGATCGGAATTCTGCAACACATTTTGCACTTCCAAGG GCTTTGGAGGAAGTACGGAAAATACAACCTAAGAGAACATTGTTTACTG GTATGATGCATTTGATGGATCATGAGAAGGTGAATGATTATCTTATGAAATTGAAGGAGACAGAGGGTCTTGATGCACAGTTGAGCTATGATGGGCTTCGGGTACCTATAGCACTCTAA